One genomic segment of Mytilus galloprovincialis chromosome 5, xbMytGall1.hap1.1, whole genome shotgun sequence includes these proteins:
- the LOC143075346 gene encoding uncharacterized protein LOC143075346 isoform X2 — protein MSSTKFRLAQLYNPCDCEKKKKHELHYITFDETFTKLQEVTDEVLKYFDNKGEVLQFVLGHIPVKSKEDSTFTFTDRKTWQKKELKDRKRFWEEKGYDQMVVIGCVEEDLIRDDAIDAMKDSEIYAIALAQRLLMHYIYNKPEERLFNDSLQLSRTSLEKTDGTVLYIAIKFKSKQKKEKSKPRRKWKSRSSSSSSSSSSSSSSSDKSSSDSSSDDESNDSSDGSRGRSRKPRKEKSKHHRKGCDDEKVGLSDRSKSRSRKPSKKEKSKHHRKCSDDESGVLSDRSMSRSRKPRKEKSKHHRKGSDDESGDQSDGSRSRKPRKY, from the exons atgtctTCAACTAAATTTCGTCTGGCACAACTGTACAATCCTTGTGATtgtgaaaagaagaaaaaacatgaGTTACATTACATAACCTTTGACGAAACATTTACAAAACTACAAGAAGTTACAGATGAAGTCCTTAAATATTTCGACAACAAAGGGGAAGTACTCCAGTTTGTTCTTGGTCACATTCCCGTCAAGTCAAAAGAGGATAGTACCTTTACTTTCACGGACAGAAAAACATGGCAAAAGAAGGAACTGAAAGACCGGAAGAGGTTCTGGGAGGAGAAAGGATATGACCAAATGGTAGTGATTGGCTGTGTGGAAGAAGACCTTATTCGTGACGACGCCATCGATGCCATGAAAGATTCCGAGATCTACGCCATTGCCTTAGCACAAAGATTGCTCATgcattacatttataataaacCAGAAGAAAGATTGTTCAACGACTCACTCCAGCTTAGCAGAACATCTCTGGAGAAAACAGATGGGACTGTTCTTTATATCGCAATCAAGTTTAAATCTAAACAGAA aaaagaAAAATCAAAGCCACGTCGAAAATG GAAATCTAGGAGTTCCAGTAGTAGTAgtagcagcagcagcagcagtaGCAGTTCTGATAAATCAAGCAGCGACTCAAG ttCTGATGATGAAAGCAATGATTCATCAGATGGATCTAGAGGAAGATCAAGAAAGCCAAG GAAAGAAAAATCGAAACACCATCGAAAAGG TTGTGATGATGAAAAAGTTGGTTTATCAGATAGATCAAAGAGCAGATCAAGAAAGCCAAG caagAAAGAGAAATCGAAACACCATCGCAAATG TTCTGATGATGAAAGCGGTGTTTTATCAGATAGATCAATGAGTAGATCAAGAAAGCCAAG GAAAGAGAAATCAAAACACCACCGAAAAGG gTCTGATGATGAAAGTGGTGATCAATCAGATGGATCTAGAAGTAGAAAGCCAAG GAAGTATTAG
- the LOC143075346 gene encoding uncharacterized protein LOC143075346 isoform X1, giving the protein MSSTKFRLAQLYNPCDCEKKKKHELHYITFDETFTKLQEVTDEVLKYFDNKGEVLQFVLGHIPVKSKEDSTFTFTDRKTWQKKELKDRKRFWEEKGYDQMVVIGCVEEDLIRDDAIDAMKDSEIYAIALAQRLLMHYIYNKPEERLFNDSLQLSRTSLEKTDGTVLYIAIKFKSKQKKEKSKPRRKWKSRSSSSSSSSSSSSSSSDKSSSDSSSDDESNDSSDGSRGRSRKPRKEKSKHHRKGCDDEKVGLSDRSKSRSRKPSKKEKSKHHRKCSDDESGVLSDRSMSRSRKPSRKEKSKHHRKGSDDESGDQSDGSRSRKPRKY; this is encoded by the exons atgtctTCAACTAAATTTCGTCTGGCACAACTGTACAATCCTTGTGATtgtgaaaagaagaaaaaacatgaGTTACATTACATAACCTTTGACGAAACATTTACAAAACTACAAGAAGTTACAGATGAAGTCCTTAAATATTTCGACAACAAAGGGGAAGTACTCCAGTTTGTTCTTGGTCACATTCCCGTCAAGTCAAAAGAGGATAGTACCTTTACTTTCACGGACAGAAAAACATGGCAAAAGAAGGAACTGAAAGACCGGAAGAGGTTCTGGGAGGAGAAAGGATATGACCAAATGGTAGTGATTGGCTGTGTGGAAGAAGACCTTATTCGTGACGACGCCATCGATGCCATGAAAGATTCCGAGATCTACGCCATTGCCTTAGCACAAAGATTGCTCATgcattacatttataataaacCAGAAGAAAGATTGTTCAACGACTCACTCCAGCTTAGCAGAACATCTCTGGAGAAAACAGATGGGACTGTTCTTTATATCGCAATCAAGTTTAAATCTAAACAGAA aaaagaAAAATCAAAGCCACGTCGAAAATG GAAATCTAGGAGTTCCAGTAGTAGTAgtagcagcagcagcagcagtaGCAGTTCTGATAAATCAAGCAGCGACTCAAG ttCTGATGATGAAAGCAATGATTCATCAGATGGATCTAGAGGAAGATCAAGAAAGCCAAG GAAAGAAAAATCGAAACACCATCGAAAAGG TTGTGATGATGAAAAAGTTGGTTTATCAGATAGATCAAAGAGCAGATCAAGAAAGCCAAG caagAAAGAGAAATCGAAACACCATCGCAAATG TTCTGATGATGAAAGCGGTGTTTTATCAGATAGATCAATGAGTAGATCAAGAAAGCCAAG caGGAAAGAGAAATCAAAACACCACCGAAAAGG gTCTGATGATGAAAGTGGTGATCAATCAGATGGATCTAGAAGTAGAAAGCCAAG GAAGTATTAG